The following proteins are encoded in a genomic region of Rhizobium sp. ZPR4:
- a CDS encoding ABC transporter ATP-binding protein yields MVEAQQPVIDVRNLKVEFPNRRGTVTALSDISLSIRAGEILGVVGESGAGKSMTGLAIQGLLERPGRIAAGEIWLGKQRIDTLDDRAMERVRGREIGAIFQDPLTSLNPLFTVGAQLSETIRQHLSLGKVEASARAVQLLRDVGIPSPEERINHYPHQFSGGMRQRVVIALALAASPKLIIADEPTTALDVSIQAQIISLLRRLCKEKQAAVMLVTHDMGVIAEAADRVAVLYAGRLIEIGPVERVLHTPRHPYTQGLMASIPSLGARVAKLNQIDGSMPRLDALPQGCAFNPRCKSAGPRCRRERPELIPAGDGASACWLNAGGTA; encoded by the coding sequence ATGGTTGAGGCACAACAGCCAGTCATCGACGTTCGAAATCTGAAGGTGGAGTTTCCAAACCGCCGGGGAACAGTTACGGCGCTGTCGGACATAAGCCTGTCCATTCGGGCCGGCGAAATCCTTGGCGTCGTGGGGGAGTCGGGCGCGGGTAAATCCATGACCGGGCTTGCCATCCAGGGGCTTCTCGAACGTCCGGGCCGTATCGCCGCTGGCGAAATCTGGCTCGGCAAACAGCGGATCGACACGCTCGACGACCGGGCGATGGAGCGCGTTCGCGGCCGTGAAATCGGCGCGATCTTCCAGGACCCCCTGACGTCGCTGAACCCGCTATTCACCGTCGGTGCGCAGCTTTCGGAAACGATCCGGCAGCATCTGTCGCTCGGCAAGGTCGAGGCAAGCGCGCGCGCCGTGCAGCTGTTGCGGGATGTTGGCATTCCCTCGCCGGAGGAGCGGATCAATCACTATCCGCATCAGTTTTCCGGTGGCATGCGACAGCGCGTTGTCATCGCCCTTGCGCTTGCGGCCTCGCCAAAGCTGATCATTGCCGATGAGCCGACCACCGCGCTCGACGTCTCGATCCAGGCACAGATCATCTCGCTGCTTCGTCGGCTGTGCAAGGAGAAGCAGGCGGCGGTGATGCTGGTGACGCATGATATGGGTGTCATCGCCGAGGCGGCCGACCGTGTGGCGGTGTTATATGCCGGCCGGCTTATCGAGATCGGCCCGGTGGAGCGGGTGCTTCATACGCCGCGCCATCCCTATACGCAGGGCCTGATGGCTTCGATCCCATCGCTCGGCGCGCGCGTCGCAAAGCTCAATCAGATCGATGGCTCGATGCCGCGGCTGGATGCGCTTCCGCAAGGATGCGCTTTCAATCCCCGTTGCAAATCCGCCGGTCCGCGCTGTCGGCGCGAGCGGCCAGAACTGATCCCGGCCGGCGATGGCGCGAGCGCCTGCTGGCTCAACGCGGGAGGCACCGCATGA
- a CDS encoding oligopeptide/dipeptide ABC transporter ATP-binding protein: MTTSAQKLAALTVDGLVKTFDVSAPWLNRVVERKPRQFLQAVNDISFTVPAGGCLSIVGESGCGKSTVARLVTGLYTPTGGEIRFSPGRSGVPLSAQMIFQDPYASLNPRWRVKNIIAEPLREPKLRNTAAEITERVEELLLTVGLSVSDGEKFPHEFSGGQRQRISIARALASEPEFLVCDEPTSALDVSVQAQVLNLMRRLQDELGLTYLFISHDMSVVRHMSDRIAVMYLGRIVEEGDTEELFVNPRHPYTQLLLQTIPSIDAPKRDQELVGGEVPSPLKPPSGCTFHPRCPLASARCSAEVPQVRRLSNGTRVACHLVTDA, from the coding sequence ATGACAACTTCCGCTCAAAAGCTTGCGGCTCTGACCGTCGATGGACTGGTCAAGACCTTCGACGTGTCCGCCCCGTGGCTCAATCGCGTCGTGGAGCGTAAGCCGCGTCAGTTTCTTCAGGCAGTCAACGATATCAGCTTTACCGTGCCTGCCGGTGGGTGCCTCAGCATCGTTGGCGAAAGCGGCTGCGGCAAATCCACGGTAGCAAGGCTGGTAACCGGGCTTTACACTCCGACCGGCGGCGAGATTCGCTTTTCGCCCGGGCGCAGCGGCGTGCCGCTATCAGCCCAGATGATCTTCCAGGATCCCTACGCTTCGCTCAATCCGCGTTGGCGGGTGAAGAACATCATCGCCGAGCCGCTGCGCGAGCCGAAGCTGCGCAACACCGCGGCCGAGATCACCGAGCGGGTCGAGGAGCTCCTGCTGACCGTCGGTCTGTCCGTTTCGGATGGGGAGAAGTTTCCGCATGAATTTTCCGGCGGACAGCGCCAGCGCATATCCATTGCCCGCGCGCTTGCCAGCGAGCCGGAATTCCTCGTCTGCGACGAACCGACATCAGCACTCGATGTTTCGGTGCAAGCACAGGTTCTGAACCTCATGCGCCGGCTGCAGGATGAACTGGGTCTGACCTATCTCTTCATCAGCCACGACATGAGCGTCGTGCGTCACATGTCCGACCGTATCGCCGTGATGTATCTCGGGCGGATTGTCGAGGAGGGGGATACCGAGGAGCTTTTCGTCAATCCGCGCCATCCCTATACCCAGCTTCTGCTGCAAACCATTCCCAGCATAGACGCTCCTAAGCGCGATCAGGAATTGGTTGGCGGTGAGGTACCCAGTCCCCTGAAGCCACCATCGGGCTGCACCTTCCATCCGAGGTGCCCGCTGGCCTCGGCGAGGTGTTCGGCGGAGGTGCCTCAGGTTCGCCGGCTATCGAATGGAACGAGAGTGGCCTGCCATCTTGTGACTGATGCGTGA
- a CDS encoding amidohydrolase family protein: MNDLLLRNVRPMAGEICDILIRDGKIAGFGTFEAEPGVPVEDGGNAIAAPGLIDAHTHLDKTTWGMPWHVNNRAAILRERIDFEREHRLEIGIDPHRQSMRHAIGLAAHGGTHIRSHVDIDPVHGLRLVEGVWETREKLKGIIDIEIVAFPQSGVMVMPGTVELLDEALRQGCEVLGGIDPCGIDRDPKGQLDILFDLATKHGVPIDIHLHEAGELGAFTMELMFERIRANGMQGKVAISHAFALGMNDYLRVGKLIEEIAKLDIAILTTGAPSAAVPSIMRLKEAGVRVGGGCDGIRDTWGPWGHPDMLDRAQVIGMKNGLRSDRDLEHVLYIVSQGGADVMRIENYGLKVGCDADFTLLAGETLAHAVVDIAPRPLVVKAGRVTARGGQAVVEMP; encoded by the coding sequence GGAACGTTCGAAGCCGAGCCGGGCGTGCCGGTTGAGGACGGCGGCAATGCGATCGCCGCGCCCGGCCTGATCGATGCGCATACCCATCTCGACAAGACCACCTGGGGCATGCCGTGGCATGTCAACAATCGCGCTGCAATCTTGCGCGAACGCATCGATTTCGAACGCGAACACCGCCTGGAAATCGGCATCGATCCGCATCGCCAGTCCATGCGCCATGCTATCGGTCTGGCGGCACATGGCGGCACGCATATCCGCAGCCATGTCGATATCGACCCGGTTCATGGTCTGCGGCTTGTCGAAGGCGTGTGGGAAACCCGCGAGAAGCTCAAGGGCATCATCGATATTGAAATTGTCGCCTTCCCGCAGTCCGGCGTGATGGTCATGCCCGGCACTGTCGAACTGCTCGACGAGGCTCTGCGTCAGGGCTGCGAAGTCCTGGGAGGCATCGATCCGTGCGGCATTGACCGCGATCCCAAGGGCCAGCTCGATATCCTGTTTGACCTTGCCACCAAACATGGCGTTCCGATCGACATTCACCTGCACGAAGCCGGCGAGCTCGGTGCCTTCACGATGGAGCTGATGTTCGAGCGCATCCGTGCCAACGGCATGCAGGGCAAGGTGGCGATCAGTCATGCCTTCGCGCTCGGCATGAACGATTATCTCCGCGTCGGCAAACTGATCGAGGAAATCGCAAAGCTTGATATTGCAATTCTCACTACCGGTGCGCCTTCGGCTGCCGTGCCGTCGATCATGCGGCTCAAGGAAGCAGGCGTGCGCGTTGGCGGTGGCTGTGATGGCATTCGCGACACCTGGGGCCCTTGGGGTCATCCGGACATGCTCGATCGTGCCCAGGTGATCGGCATGAAGAATGGCCTGCGTTCCGACCGTGATCTGGAACATGTCCTCTATATCGTGTCGCAGGGCGGCGCTGACGTCATGCGTATCGAGAATTACGGACTGAAGGTCGGCTGTGATGCCGATTTCACCCTGCTGGCCGGCGAAACGCTTGCTCATGCCGTCGTCGACATCGCGCCGCGCCCGCTCGTGGTCAAGGCTGGCCGCGTGACTGCGCGCGGTGGGCAAGCTGTGGTGGAGATGCCCTGA
- a CDS encoding flavin reductase family protein, which produces MEFDFAELEPQSRYRLLTNFIGPRPIALVTTRSPAGHNNAAPMSFFNVFSHDPPIVVLGIQPRLSGEEKDTLANIRRTQEFAINMVDMGISQQMLICGLGFESEFDELEMAGLTPNACRKIDASFVQEAPCVFECRVERLIDYPRRTLVLGEVVHMHVRRNCLDAEGHYVDPEHYQPIARLHADNYIVSDRQFVLKAPPITDFIKPQRD; this is translated from the coding sequence ATGGAATTCGACTTTGCCGAGCTTGAGCCTCAAAGCCGATATCGGCTTCTGACGAACTTCATCGGGCCGCGTCCGATCGCCTTGGTCACGACGCGTTCGCCCGCCGGTCACAATAATGCAGCGCCGATGAGTTTCTTCAACGTGTTCTCGCACGATCCACCTATCGTGGTTCTGGGCATACAGCCGCGCCTGAGTGGCGAGGAAAAGGATACGCTCGCCAATATCCGGCGGACCCAGGAGTTCGCGATCAACATGGTCGATATGGGGATCTCGCAGCAGATGCTGATTTGCGGCCTGGGCTTCGAAAGCGAGTTCGACGAACTCGAGATGGCCGGTCTTACGCCGAACGCCTGCCGCAAGATCGATGCGTCCTTCGTGCAGGAGGCCCCTTGTGTCTTCGAATGCCGCGTCGAGCGTCTGATCGATTATCCGCGCCGTACATTGGTGCTGGGCGAAGTCGTCCACATGCATGTGCGGCGTAATTGCCTTGATGCTGAAGGTCACTACGTCGACCCGGAACACTATCAGCCGATTGCCCGCCTGCATGCCGACAACTACATCGTTTCGGATCGCCAGTTTGTCCTTAAGGCTCCGCCAATCACCGACTTCATAAAGCCGCAGCGCGACTAA
- a CDS encoding GntR family transcriptional regulator has product MADQNGVSVQQIVEKVWLSIAERRLRPGVQLKEEQMAAIFNVSRARIRQALALLQRDGLVAIIPNRGAFVCKPSVEEARDVFFIRRTVERCVIERLCKGISKADVKRLRDHVAKERIANIQDVTTDIIKLSGGFHLLLAEIVGSDFLFATMRDLIARSSLITAVYRNTNRFNCGPDEHAEIVEAIVGNNVDKATHLMAHHLEHVESELDLTEIRDLSHDLRAALA; this is encoded by the coding sequence ATGGCAGACCAAAACGGGGTCTCTGTTCAGCAGATTGTCGAGAAAGTTTGGCTGTCGATCGCCGAGCGGCGGCTCAGACCGGGTGTCCAACTCAAAGAAGAGCAGATGGCTGCCATCTTCAACGTCAGCCGTGCGCGCATTCGTCAGGCCCTGGCATTGTTGCAGCGCGATGGCCTCGTCGCCATCATTCCCAATCGGGGCGCCTTCGTGTGCAAGCCTTCCGTGGAGGAGGCCCGGGACGTCTTTTTCATTCGCCGCACTGTCGAACGCTGCGTGATCGAACGGCTCTGCAAGGGCATCTCCAAGGCCGACGTCAAACGCCTGCGCGATCATGTCGCCAAAGAGCGCATCGCCAACATCCAGGACGTTACGACCGACATCATCAAGCTTTCCGGTGGTTTCCATCTGCTGCTTGCGGAGATAGTCGGCTCGGATTTTCTGTTTGCCACCATGCGCGATCTGATCGCCCGTTCCTCGCTGATCACGGCAGTCTATCGCAACACCAACCGTTTCAATTGCGGTCCTGACGAGCATGCCGAGATCGTGGAGGCGATCGTCGGCAACAATGTCGACAAGGCCACCCATCTGATGGCGCATCATCTGGAGCATGTCGAATCGGAGCTCGACCTGACCGAGATCCGCGATCTTTCCCACGACCTGCGTGCCGCACTGGCCTGA
- a CDS encoding amidohydrolase family protein, whose protein sequence is MAHAMESLSLGHRPDGRTLVTASWVVGHKEGSHRLLRNGQVVFENGAILFVGHNFPGEVARRIDFGNSVISPGLIDLDALSDLDTTILGIDCHPGWAKGRVWPRSYVEAGPYEMYSQEELAFQKRFAFGQLLLNGITTAAPIASLFYREWGETVAEFDAAADAAGDLGLRVYLSPAYRSGGMVLEAPGKMVPVFDEERGFQGLKDAIAYIERQNGRHGDLVRGLLAPDRVETSTLALLQRTDAAARDLGCKFRLHMAQGTMEVDTVRMLHGSTAPVWLAKHKLLSDRMVAPHATNATEEDLGLYAENGVSIVHCPLVSARSGSILNSFSSCRKRGINIAMGTDTTPPDMLMNLLAGLITCRISDHAPDRVRSADLFDAATLGGAKALGRSDLGHLSAGARADIAVFSLDDTIMAPSVDPITTLVVGGSGKVTRAVFVDGRVSMLDRQLAGFDMKKARVQAQAQYGGLIAKYPERSWNHPPVSEIFPPSYPIEVESNG, encoded by the coding sequence ATGGCACATGCAATGGAAAGTCTGTCGCTCGGCCACCGCCCGGACGGACGCACCCTGGTCACTGCAAGCTGGGTCGTAGGCCACAAGGAAGGCAGCCATAGGCTGCTGCGCAACGGCCAGGTCGTGTTCGAAAACGGCGCCATTCTTTTCGTCGGCCACAATTTCCCGGGCGAAGTGGCGCGTCGCATCGATTTCGGCAACTCGGTGATCAGCCCCGGCCTGATCGACCTCGATGCGCTGTCCGATCTGGATACCACCATTCTCGGCATCGACTGCCATCCCGGCTGGGCCAAGGGACGCGTCTGGCCGCGCAGCTATGTGGAGGCCGGTCCCTATGAGATGTATTCGCAGGAAGAGCTGGCGTTCCAGAAGCGTTTTGCCTTCGGTCAGCTCCTGCTGAACGGCATCACCACCGCCGCTCCGATCGCCTCGCTGTTTTATCGCGAATGGGGCGAGACCGTCGCCGAGTTCGATGCAGCTGCCGATGCTGCCGGCGATCTTGGCCTGCGCGTCTATCTGAGCCCTGCCTATCGTTCGGGCGGCATGGTTCTGGAAGCGCCGGGCAAGATGGTTCCGGTCTTCGACGAAGAGCGCGGATTTCAGGGCCTGAAGGACGCCATCGCCTATATCGAGCGGCAGAATGGCCGACATGGCGATCTCGTGCGCGGCTTGCTCGCGCCGGATCGAGTGGAGACGTCGACGCTTGCGCTTCTGCAGCGTACCGATGCCGCCGCGCGTGATCTCGGCTGCAAATTCCGCCTGCATATGGCGCAGGGCACGATGGAAGTCGACACCGTGCGCATGCTGCACGGTTCGACCGCTCCCGTCTGGCTTGCCAAGCACAAGCTGCTGAGCGATCGGATGGTTGCGCCCCATGCGACGAATGCCACGGAAGAAGATCTTGGGCTTTACGCCGAAAACGGCGTTTCCATCGTGCATTGCCCGTTGGTTTCGGCGCGCAGCGGTTCGATCCTCAATTCCTTCTCCAGTTGCCGCAAGCGCGGCATCAACATCGCCATGGGCACGGACACCACGCCACCCGACATGCTGATGAACCTGCTTGCCGGGCTCATTACCTGCCGTATCAGCGATCATGCGCCGGACCGCGTACGCTCGGCCGATCTGTTCGATGCGGCAACGCTCGGCGGCGCCAAGGCGCTCGGTCGCTCGGACCTCGGCCATCTGTCGGCCGGAGCCCGTGCCGACATTGCCGTCTTCAGTCTGGATGACACGATCATGGCGCCATCCGTGGATCCGATCACGACGCTGGTCGTCGGCGGCTCCGGCAAAGTGACGCGCGCTGTCTTCGTCGATGGTCGCGTTTCGATGCTGGATCGGCAATTGGCCGGCTTCGACATGAAAAAGGCGCGCGTCCAGGCGCAAGCACAGTATGGCGGGCTGATCGCCAAATATCCCGAGCGCAGCTGGAACCATCCGCCCGTTTCGGAGATCTTCCCGCCCAGCTATCCGATCGAGGTAGAGAGCAATGGTTGA